One genomic region from Symbiobacterium terraclitae encodes:
- a CDS encoding ABC transporter ATP-binding protein, with amino-acid sequence MEFAIRMRDVTRRFGGRRGVEGISLAVAPGELVGLVGPDGAGKTTLARLAAGVIAPTSGKVEPESRGRVGYLTGRFSLYPELTVLENLRFFARLYGMRRPAVDSEARRLLDWVGLLPFTGRRAGDLSGGMRQKLAFVCAVIHRPPVLILDEPTTAVDPVARVEFWRLLRDQARQGCAVLVTTPYMDEAEHCDRVLLLHEGRALAAGTAVELKQRLPYKMAELTPARGARPSLTELPTVGAQRRGETELMFSEAECSSQAELASAKAQDSCPAVLEPAGVQHPSYVELAPAGVQRPSRAALTAAAEGLPGCRWAVPLGEGVRVALDPDAPLEAPAGYELREVPADLEDVFLWLTGAGEEVPAR; translated from the coding sequence GTGGAGTTCGCCATCCGGATGCGTGACGTCACCCGGCGGTTCGGCGGCCGGCGCGGCGTGGAGGGGATCAGCCTCGCCGTCGCCCCCGGCGAGCTGGTGGGGCTGGTGGGGCCGGACGGCGCCGGCAAGACCACCCTGGCCCGGCTGGCGGCGGGGGTCATCGCCCCCACGTCGGGGAAGGTGGAGCCCGAATCCCGGGGCCGGGTCGGGTACCTCACCGGCCGGTTCAGCCTCTACCCCGAGCTGACCGTGCTGGAGAACCTGCGCTTCTTCGCCCGGCTCTACGGGATGAGGCGCCCCGCGGTCGATTCCGAGGCCCGGCGGCTGCTGGACTGGGTGGGGCTCCTGCCCTTCACCGGGCGGCGGGCCGGCGACCTCTCGGGCGGCATGCGGCAGAAGCTGGCGTTCGTCTGCGCGGTGATCCACCGCCCGCCCGTGCTCATCCTCGACGAGCCGACCACGGCCGTGGACCCCGTGGCCCGGGTCGAGTTCTGGCGGCTGCTCAGGGATCAGGCCCGGCAGGGCTGCGCCGTGCTCGTCACCACGCCGTACATGGACGAGGCCGAGCACTGCGACCGGGTGCTGCTGCTGCACGAGGGGCGGGCCCTGGCCGCGGGGACTGCTGTTGAGCTGAAGCAGCGGCTGCCGTACAAGATGGCAGAGCTGACGCCTGCAAGGGGGGCCCGGCCGAGCCTGACGGAGCTGCCGACTGTGGGGGCGCAGCGCCGGGGCGAGACCGAGCTGATGTTTTCCGAGGCAGAGTGCTCGAGCCAGGCGGAGCTGGCGTCTGCGAAGGCACAGGACTCGTGCCCCGCGGTGCTGGAGCCTGCAGGGGTACAGCATCCGAGCTACGTCGAACTGGCACCTGCGGGCGTGCAGCGCCCGAGCCGTGCGGCGTTGACCGCGGCCGCAGAGGGGCTCCCAGGCTGCCGCTGGGCGGTCCCCCTGGGCGAGGGGGTCCGGGTGGCGCTGGACCCCGACGCCCCGCTGGAGGCGCCTGCGGGCTACGAACTCAGGGAGGTGCCCGCCGACCTGGAGGACGTCTTCCTCTGGCTGACGGGCGCAGGGGAGGAGGTGCCAGCCCGATGA
- a CDS encoding ABC transporter permease, protein MLQRILALAQKEFIQIRRDRRTLAMMVVLPILWLVLFGYAFSFDVQEVAVALVDESGTATGATIAAAIREYDRFVLVDLAEPSEAGIREAIFRGEAAMGILIPPGYGDEEEAQLQVLLDGASLFAAQTAARLLPSALEPAQEELRDELITRTRAEVEAQIQELTEARKAELLDRVPPLLRPQVEQMLAAGPGIDLDQLEIAAPSPLQLTPVVTTLYNPDLKTATVMIPGLLGLVVMFMTTLMTALGVVREREYGTMEQLVVTPIRPLELMLGKLLPYLVVGAVDFALVFAAGLYLFDLSFAGNLWLFILLCLLLVLTTLSLGLLISTVSQNQQQAMQLSMFTLMPQILLSGLIFPLDSMPKVIQFIAYLMPFTHFVPIAQGMFIKGQGLDLLWPQAVVLAGYAVVVVALATVRFQKRLA, encoded by the coding sequence ATGCTTCAGCGCATCCTGGCCCTGGCGCAGAAGGAGTTCATCCAGATCCGGCGCGACAGGCGGACCCTGGCGATGATGGTCGTGCTCCCGATCCTCTGGCTCGTCCTCTTCGGCTACGCCTTCAGCTTCGACGTGCAGGAGGTGGCGGTCGCCCTCGTGGACGAGAGCGGCACCGCGACCGGCGCCACCATCGCGGCGGCCATCCGGGAGTACGACCGGTTCGTCCTGGTCGACCTGGCCGAGCCGTCTGAGGCCGGCATCCGGGAGGCCATCTTCCGGGGCGAGGCCGCCATGGGCATCCTGATCCCGCCCGGCTACGGAGACGAGGAGGAGGCGCAACTGCAGGTCCTGCTCGACGGTGCGAGCCTCTTCGCCGCCCAGACGGCTGCCCGGCTGCTGCCCTCCGCCCTGGAGCCGGCGCAGGAAGAGCTGCGGGATGAGCTCATCACCCGCACCCGGGCAGAGGTCGAGGCGCAGATCCAGGAGCTGACCGAGGCCCGCAAGGCCGAACTGCTGGACCGGGTGCCGCCCTTGCTGCGGCCGCAGGTGGAGCAGATGCTGGCCGCTGGGCCCGGCATCGACCTGGACCAGCTGGAGATCGCCGCACCATCGCCGCTGCAGCTCACCCCCGTCGTCACCACGCTCTACAACCCGGACCTCAAGACCGCCACGGTGATGATCCCCGGCCTGCTCGGCCTCGTGGTGATGTTCATGACCACGCTGATGACCGCCCTCGGCGTGGTGCGGGAGCGGGAGTACGGCACGATGGAGCAGCTGGTGGTGACCCCCATCCGGCCCCTGGAGCTGATGCTCGGCAAGCTGCTCCCCTACCTGGTCGTGGGCGCCGTGGACTTCGCCCTGGTCTTCGCGGCGGGGCTCTACCTGTTCGACCTGAGCTTCGCCGGCAACCTCTGGCTCTTTATCCTGCTCTGCCTCCTGCTCGTGCTCACCACGCTGAGCCTGGGCCTGCTCATCTCCACCGTGTCGCAGAACCAGCAGCAGGCCATGCAGCTCTCGATGTTCACCCTGATGCCGCAGATCCTGCTCTCGGGCCTGATCTTCCCGCTGGACTCGATGCCGAAGGTCATCCAGTTCATCGCCTACCTGATGCCCTTCACGCACTTCGTCCCCATCGCCCAGGGCATGTTCATCAAGGGGCAGGGGCTCGACCTGCTCTGGCCGCAGGCGGTGGTGCTGGCGGGATACGCCGTGGTCGTGGTTGCCCTGGCGACGGTCCGGTTCCAGAAGCGGCTCGCGTAG
- a CDS encoding TetR/AcrR family transcriptional regulator has translation MAPRPKNPPPDRRAEILDAALRLFAAKGFEAATNAEIARAAGVTAAALYYYFPNKEELFRAAVREHVGTFVPTVADLTRADRGLESLRELLRRAMDFFTDGKSQMVLKIVLAEGPRRPEIRQAWIDQTAAILEMLTPFIMHAIAAGQIRPVDPRLAFMLLQGPIMSAVVLRDLLQIPFMQGIENDAVVDALLEITLPGLMPNR, from the coding sequence ATGGCGCCCCGTCCGAAGAACCCCCCGCCGGACCGCCGCGCTGAAATCCTCGACGCCGCCCTGCGCCTCTTCGCCGCGAAGGGGTTCGAAGCCGCCACCAACGCCGAGATCGCCCGGGCCGCCGGGGTCACGGCCGCAGCGCTCTACTACTACTTCCCGAACAAGGAGGAGCTGTTCCGGGCGGCCGTGCGTGAGCACGTCGGCACGTTCGTCCCCACGGTCGCCGACCTGACGCGGGCGGACCGGGGCCTGGAGAGCCTGCGGGAGCTCCTCCGGCGGGCCATGGACTTCTTCACCGACGGGAAGTCGCAGATGGTGCTGAAGATCGTCCTGGCCGAGGGGCCGCGGCGCCCGGAGATCCGCCAGGCCTGGATCGACCAGACCGCCGCCATCCTGGAGATGCTGACGCCCTTCATCATGCACGCCATCGCGGCGGGGCAGATCCGGCCCGTCGATCCCCGGCTCGCGTTCATGCTGCTCCAGGGCCCCATCATGTCGGCCGTCGTGCTGCGGGACCTGCTCCAGATCCCCTTCATGCAGGGCATCGAGAACGACGCGGTGGTCGATGCGCTTCTGGAGATCACGCTCCCTGGCCTCATGCCCAACCGCTAG